A genome region from Maridesulfovibrio salexigens DSM 2638 includes the following:
- a CDS encoding nitroreductase family protein, whose product MLNFTVNEELCIKCGLCAQDCFPGIIELDEYPKITDEQKCFKCQHCMAVCPTGAISIFGIKPEACTPLKGNLADEDALASLIKGRRSVRAYKPEPLEPERIQKLLDVAWHAPTGVNSRCVHITLMDDPDSVKRFREEIYDRLEDALEKGVSEIPYVANLFKMVCLQMKENNVDVLFRDAPHFIVVSAPESAPSRAADMTIFLSYFELMAQSMKIGTLWNGLLKRVIESILPDMKERLGIPEDHELGYAMLFGNPAVKYQRTAERGEARVRRVEW is encoded by the coding sequence ATGTTGAATTTCACCGTAAATGAAGAGCTTTGCATTAAATGCGGTCTTTGCGCACAGGATTGTTTTCCCGGAATCATTGAGCTGGATGAATATCCTAAGATCACAGATGAACAAAAATGCTTTAAGTGTCAGCACTGTATGGCTGTCTGTCCCACTGGGGCAATCTCGATTTTCGGCATTAAACCTGAAGCTTGCACTCCGCTTAAGGGCAATCTTGCTGATGAAGATGCGTTGGCATCCTTGATCAAAGGTCGCCGTTCAGTTCGTGCATATAAGCCGGAGCCGTTGGAGCCTGAAAGGATTCAGAAGCTGCTTGATGTCGCATGGCATGCCCCGACAGGCGTAAACTCCCGCTGCGTACATATTACCCTCATGGATGATCCTGATTCGGTAAAAAGATTCCGCGAGGAAATATATGATCGGCTTGAAGATGCCCTCGAAAAGGGTGTTTCAGAAATCCCGTATGTAGCCAATCTGTTTAAGATGGTCTGTCTGCAGATGAAGGAAAACAATGTTGATGTGCTTTTTCGCGATGCACCGCATTTTATCGTTGTCTCTGCCCCGGAAAGTGCTCCCAGCCGAGCCGCAGATATGACGATTTTTCTTTCATATTTTGAACTAATGGCCCAATCCATGAAGATCGGAACACTCTGGAACGGTTTACTCAAGCGAGTCATTGAGTCTATTCTTCCGGATATGAAAGAACGGCTAGGTATTCCTGAGGATCACGAACTCGGATACGCAATGCTATTCGGTAACCCTGCTGTTAAGTATCAGCGCACTGCTGAGCGTGGTGAGGCCCGGGTAAGAAGGGTTGAGTGGTAG
- a CDS encoding putative quinol monooxygenase, translating to MFCRDNFIITARLQAQPGKEAELKQVLQEGVRACFGQEGLLIYNLHQDKDDPSVFLLYGHFTSEASYRMHMDSEPIRKAYDQVVGFIEDGPEIKFWNILEKVGRSCGF from the coding sequence ATGTTCTGCAGGGATAATTTTATTATTACCGCACGTTTACAAGCTCAGCCCGGGAAAGAGGCAGAGCTGAAACAAGTCCTTCAGGAAGGGGTACGAGCATGCTTCGGTCAGGAAGGTTTGCTTATATACAACTTGCATCAGGATAAGGATGATCCTTCCGTATTTTTACTTTATGGTCATTTTACTTCCGAAGCATCGTATCGCATGCATATGGATAGCGAACCTATTCGAAAGGCTTATGATCAAGTTGTCGGCTTTATTGAAGATGGTCCAGAAATTAAGTTCTGGAATATACTTGAAAAAGTAGGCCGTAGCTGTGGTTTCTGA
- a CDS encoding flavin reductase family protein produces the protein MKQSLKPNTIAMPTPVWCVGSYDKDDKPNVMTIAWGGICCSSPPMLTISLRKATYTYGSIMERGAYTVSIPSIEHAAEADYFGMASGRDADKFAVSGLTPVRSEVVDAPYVDEFPFIFECKVVETVELGLHTQFVGEIVGIKADDIVLNEKGKPMISKVNPFIFDPNSRDYLAIGEVIGRGFNIGKKFME, from the coding sequence ATGAAACAATCACTCAAGCCTAATACAATTGCTATGCCTACACCGGTTTGGTGCGTAGGCAGCTACGATAAAGATGATAAGCCAAATGTGATGACTATTGCCTGGGGTGGCATTTGCTGTTCTTCTCCACCCATGCTGACTATCTCCCTGCGCAAAGCTACTTACACCTACGGGTCAATTATGGAGCGCGGCGCATATACTGTATCCATTCCTTCAATCGAGCACGCTGCTGAAGCAGATTATTTTGGAATGGCCAGCGGGAGGGATGCTGATAAATTCGCTGTTTCAGGTCTGACTCCGGTTCGTTCCGAAGTTGTGGACGCTCCTTATGTCGATGAGTTTCCTTTCATCTTTGAATGCAAGGTTGTTGAAACAGTTGAGTTGGGTCTTCACACCCAGTTCGTTGGCGAAATTGTAGGTATCAAAGCTGACGATATAGTTCTTAATGAGAAGGGAAAACCCATGATCAGCAAGGTTAATCCTTTCATTTTTGATCCAAATAGTCGTGATTATCTGGCCATTGGAGAAGTCATTGGCCGGGGATTTAATATCGGTAAAAAATTTATGGAATAA
- a CDS encoding substrate-binding domain-containing protein yields the protein MLFAYPVSAADTSESQKTKIAVIPERGDLDFWQLLKKGAVKAATDDGNIKLYWLSPSGLGDFKEQKLEIDWCIEHKMDAIAISPVHSLRMKKFIKKAMHKGIPVIQMVSKVHGNAETGYVHSDNFKGGKLAAEFLQKEMKDSGTIVLGMFVKGNSPVNSRIEGFKAQLEDSESKLKIGKAIYVGEEHKRGSSKIRVAMYGNDNPNKKKKINAVVGFNESSSEILLKTLEELNKLKGLKFIAFNPDPDMIQGISDGKITAGVAQDPYEIGRIAVNQAAMAARGHKIPAEAITDVYLITKDNVSDPKIHEVLGLKERNQ from the coding sequence CTGCTCTTTGCGTACCCCGTTAGTGCTGCGGATACATCCGAATCGCAAAAAACTAAAATCGCAGTAATACCGGAACGAGGCGACCTGGACTTCTGGCAACTATTAAAAAAAGGTGCGGTCAAAGCTGCGACCGATGATGGCAATATCAAACTCTACTGGCTTAGCCCTTCAGGACTTGGAGACTTTAAAGAACAAAAACTTGAAATTGACTGGTGCATCGAACACAAAATGGATGCGATTGCAATCTCTCCGGTACATAGCTTGAGGATGAAAAAATTCATAAAAAAAGCCATGCATAAAGGAATTCCCGTCATTCAAATGGTTTCGAAAGTGCATGGAAATGCTGAAACAGGATACGTACACTCCGACAACTTCAAGGGTGGGAAGCTCGCTGCGGAATTTCTGCAAAAAGAAATGAAGGATTCCGGAACGATTGTTCTGGGTATGTTTGTCAAAGGCAACTCCCCTGTAAATAGCAGGATTGAAGGATTTAAGGCTCAACTTGAGGATTCGGAATCAAAACTTAAAATCGGCAAAGCTATCTATGTGGGAGAAGAGCACAAAAGAGGTTCGTCCAAAATTCGCGTAGCCATGTATGGCAACGACAATCCGAACAAGAAAAAGAAGATCAATGCCGTTGTCGGCTTTAATGAAAGCAGTAGCGAAATATTGCTTAAGACACTCGAAGAATTAAACAAGCTTAAAGGACTTAAGTTTATTGCATTCAACCCGGACCCGGACATGATTCAGGGGATAAGCGATGGAAAAATCACCGCAGGTGTAGCACAGGACCCATATGAAATAGGAAGAATTGCGGTTAACCAAGCGGCAATGGCAGCCAGAGGGCACAAGATTCCTGCTGAAGCAATAACGGATGTATACCTGATAACCAAAGATAATGTCTCAGACCCTAAAATTCATGAAGTACTGGGGCTGAAAGAACGTAATCAATAA
- a CDS encoding DUF5675 family protein, whose amino-acid sequence MRKVELIRVESTDESTLGALLVDGKSICWTLEEPWRDNQQNISCIPVGRYPIKLEYSPSRRCELWTVKDVPGRSYVRIHKGNTVDDTEGCPITGTKPGYLEGKRAVLGSREAFKVFMDAMGGSSEGVIEISYSSAKKS is encoded by the coding sequence ATGCGGAAAGTAGAATTGATACGTGTGGAATCAACAGATGAATCTACTCTTGGGGCGCTGCTGGTCGACGGTAAATCCATATGTTGGACTTTGGAGGAGCCTTGGCGTGACAATCAGCAGAATATTTCGTGCATACCTGTCGGTCGATATCCTATCAAGCTTGAGTATTCACCTTCTAGGCGGTGTGAATTGTGGACGGTTAAAGATGTTCCGGGTCGGTCTTATGTCCGAATCCATAAGGGCAATACTGTTGATGATACTGAAGGTTGTCCAATCACGGGGACTAAACCGGGGTATTTGGAAGGAAAACGGGCAGTGCTTGGCAGCCGGGAAGCCTTTAAGGTGTTTATGGATGCTATGGGCGGAAGCAGTGAAGGAGTTATTGAAATTTCATATTCATCGGCGAAGAAATCCTAG
- a CDS encoding SLC13 family permease — protein MTIPPLPNLHALAVLALTAIALLLFSNKRIPLETSSLLIFLILTVGFEIFPYDYDGEIFPAVNFFYGFGNEALIAVCALMIAGQGILRTGSLDPMGRLLARAWKKSPSISFLLTLLLGAFISAFINNVPVVVLLLPVLISVSLKTGSPASSVLMPMGFSTLLGGTATTIGTSTNLLVVSVAAEMGFKRIEMFDFVLPAVIAGSIGILYLWQIAPRIIPKIDITLTDSSPRIFTAHLEVTEGSVLEGSPLSKAFELTDNAMQVSTIERGEGKPIYLHPGAILQAGDHLVINDTPEQLIEFEKILQGTLYPVGSVVPYDAEHPFEAADQQIAEIVIYQGSPLNGTTLKKYNFAERTGMTPLAIHRSGKKLKRFLDKISDLKLKIGDILLIQGPRQKISELKKNTKVLVLDSTMDLPYSQKANLAMIIMLGIILTAAFGILPIAISAPCGALIMILTGCITWRDATRALNVQVVLIVVTSLALGKAMLITGGADFLGRLYVALNGDAPAAVIISGLMLLMAVFTNIISNNATAVIGTPIALSIAHQLNLQPEPFVLAVLFGANMSFATPMAYKTNLLVMNAGEYSFSDFLKVGTPLVLIIWITLSIVLPMIYL, from the coding sequence ATGACCATACCTCCACTTCCGAATCTTCATGCTCTGGCTGTTCTGGCCTTAACAGCTATTGCGTTACTGTTGTTCAGTAACAAAAGAATTCCGCTCGAGACATCAAGTCTGCTTATATTCCTGATCCTAACTGTTGGATTTGAAATCTTTCCCTACGACTACGACGGGGAAATCTTCCCTGCCGTCAATTTCTTCTATGGTTTCGGCAATGAAGCCTTAATTGCGGTATGTGCGCTCATGATTGCCGGACAGGGGATTCTGCGCACAGGGTCACTAGACCCGATGGGCCGCCTACTGGCCCGGGCATGGAAGAAAAGCCCTTCTATTTCATTTTTACTGACCCTGCTGCTGGGAGCATTCATCAGCGCCTTTATCAACAATGTTCCCGTGGTAGTTCTGCTGCTTCCGGTCCTTATAAGTGTATCCTTAAAAACCGGTTCTCCGGCTTCATCCGTACTAATGCCTATGGGCTTTTCCACCCTTCTTGGCGGAACAGCTACAACCATCGGCACCTCAACCAACCTGCTTGTTGTATCTGTTGCAGCCGAGATGGGGTTCAAACGCATAGAAATGTTCGATTTCGTATTGCCGGCAGTCATCGCCGGAAGCATCGGGATTTTGTACCTCTGGCAAATCGCCCCGCGCATCATCCCGAAAATTGATATCACCCTGACAGACAGTTCACCGCGAATATTCACCGCCCACTTGGAAGTTACCGAGGGCAGCGTATTGGAAGGAAGCCCTCTTTCAAAAGCATTTGAACTGACTGACAACGCAATGCAGGTTTCCACTATTGAACGAGGTGAAGGCAAGCCGATATACCTGCATCCCGGGGCCATCCTTCAGGCCGGAGACCATCTGGTTATTAATGACACACCGGAACAGTTGATTGAATTTGAGAAAATACTGCAAGGTACGTTGTATCCAGTTGGATCAGTAGTGCCTTATGACGCCGAACATCCTTTTGAGGCGGCTGACCAGCAAATAGCTGAAATAGTAATCTATCAAGGCTCACCGCTGAATGGCACAACTTTAAAGAAGTATAATTTTGCAGAGAGAACCGGTATGACGCCGCTGGCTATTCACCGGTCAGGAAAAAAACTTAAACGCTTTTTAGATAAGATAAGTGATTTAAAACTAAAAATCGGCGATATCCTGCTTATTCAGGGGCCAAGACAAAAAATTTCGGAACTCAAAAAAAACACAAAGGTTCTGGTTCTGGATTCCACAATGGATCTTCCGTATTCCCAGAAAGCTAACCTTGCAATGATCATAATGCTGGGAATAATCCTGACTGCCGCTTTCGGCATTCTTCCTATAGCCATCAGTGCACCATGCGGAGCACTGATCATGATCCTGACCGGATGCATTACCTGGAGGGATGCTACACGAGCATTGAACGTACAAGTAGTTCTGATCGTTGTAACCAGTTTGGCTCTGGGTAAAGCCATGCTCATAACCGGCGGTGCGGATTTTCTCGGTCGATTATATGTTGCTTTGAACGGTGATGCTCCGGCAGCGGTCATCATTAGTGGGCTCATGCTGCTGATGGCAGTTTTCACCAACATCATCTCCAACAATGCAACAGCTGTAATCGGCACCCCTATAGCCCTGTCCATTGCTCATCAATTAAACCTTCAGCCTGAACCGTTTGTTCTGGCTGTCCTGTTCGGGGCCAATATGAGTTTTGCCACTCCCATGGCCTATAAAACCAACTTATTGGTAATGAACGCCGGGGAATATTCATTTTCGGATTTCTTAAAGGTAGGAACCCCGCTGGTATTAATCATATGGATAACATTATCGATTGTTCTGCCGATGATTTATCTCTAG
- a CDS encoding flavin reductase, translated as MGIAHTLFGGHVDGRPDYLPLVAKPRINSKLSLVAIEIDKGSELHARIMEEAEFSLNIFSGKVLDCLGLETSLSDKNKCCDGRCVSFYGESGAAPMLEVAPLALECRIYETVDLNKSSFVMAEITSSWSKGVCLKEKCPLPTVEAQSILLSDMKGRMDIVPVV; from the coding sequence ATGGGAATTGCTCATACACTTTTTGGCGGCCATGTGGATGGTCGCCCTGATTACCTTCCTCTGGTCGCAAAACCGCGCATTAACAGCAAGCTATCGCTTGTCGCAATAGAAATTGACAAAGGCAGTGAATTGCATGCCCGGATTATGGAAGAGGCAGAATTCAGCCTGAATATATTTTCCGGTAAGGTTCTGGATTGTCTGGGGCTTGAAACTTCGTTGTCTGATAAGAACAAGTGCTGTGACGGGCGTTGTGTCAGTTTCTACGGGGAATCTGGTGCTGCTCCTATGTTGGAGGTTGCTCCTCTTGCGCTTGAATGCAGGATTTATGAAACGGTTGATCTGAATAAATCTTCCTTTGTCATGGCTGAGATAACAAGCAGTTGGAGCAAGGGTGTTTGTTTGAAAGAGAAATGTCCTCTGCCTACTGTTGAAGCTCAGTCGATTCTATTGTCTGACATGAAAGGGCGGATGGATATTGTTCCGGTTGTCTAA
- a CDS encoding M14 family metallopeptidase produces MNKIKWGQEEKKQWLEQAVIEKNYRQDVLDRIFALPDTYRVEQYGQLSYDPERYPLYALLSKDWVEGKRTALITAGVHGYEVGGIYAALEFLETTASEYADKFNLVVVPCVSPWGYETNNRWNPYTVDPNRSFCGENKAEESTFLKQFAATIPGDIAVHIDLHETTDRDKTVFRPALAARDGVECAREDIPQGFYLVADEDRPELPFQEAVVRSVEAVTPIAEKDDEGNILGEPAVAHGVIYYPMRELGLSGTLTNARFHTTTEIYPDGDWMTPESSVEGQIAAIRGGLDYVVNSQE; encoded by the coding sequence ATGAATAAAATTAAGTGGGGACAGGAAGAAAAGAAACAATGGCTGGAACAGGCAGTCATTGAAAAGAATTACAGGCAGGATGTCTTGGACAGAATTTTCGCACTGCCTGATACATATCGTGTAGAGCAATACGGTCAGCTCTCATATGATCCTGAACGTTATCCGTTATACGCACTCCTTTCCAAGGATTGGGTTGAGGGTAAACGCACAGCCTTAATTACTGCCGGTGTTCATGGCTATGAAGTCGGCGGGATTTACGCAGCTCTTGAGTTTTTGGAAACAACAGCTTCGGAGTATGCGGATAAGTTCAACCTTGTGGTTGTCCCGTGCGTAAGTCCTTGGGGATATGAGACGAATAACCGTTGGAACCCGTATACTGTTGATCCTAACAGGTCCTTCTGCGGTGAAAATAAAGCGGAAGAATCCACTTTTTTGAAACAGTTTGCGGCTACTATTCCCGGTGATATTGCCGTTCATATTGACCTGCACGAAACTACAGACCGGGACAAAACTGTGTTCCGTCCTGCACTGGCAGCAAGGGACGGAGTGGAATGTGCCCGTGAAGATATTCCGCAGGGTTTCTATCTTGTTGCGGATGAGGATAGGCCGGAACTTCCATTTCAGGAAGCTGTTGTCCGTTCTGTAGAAGCGGTTACTCCCATTGCCGAAAAGGATGACGAAGGGAATATTCTTGGTGAGCCTGCTGTTGCTCATGGAGTTATTTATTACCCCATGCGTGAGTTAGGATTGAGCGGAACACTTACTAATGCACGCTTTCATACCACGACTGAAATATATCCTGACGGCGACTGGATGACTCCGGAGTCAAGTGTTGAAGGGCAGATTGCTGCTATTCGTGGCGGTTTGGATTATGTTGTTAATTCTCAGGAATAA